In Candidatus Nitronauta litoralis, one DNA window encodes the following:
- the gyrA gene encoding DNA gyrase subunit A produces MSELIEGINIEDEMRSSYLDYAMSVIIGRALPDIRDGLKPVHRRTLYAMHEESNTFNRPYKKSAQIVGAVMGRYHPHGDSAIYDTIVRMAQDFSLRQPLVDGQGNFGSVDGDSAAASRYTEIRMAEISQEMLRDLEKETVQFQPTYDGSRNEPTVLPAGFPQLLVNGASGIAVGMATNIPPHNLKEVVSATIKLIDQPDATVPDLMEEMTGPDFPTSGIIQGTNGIRSAYHTGRGQIRVRARVDIETNEKTDRETIIVRELPYQVNKARQVERIAQLVRDKKLEGISDLRDESDRDGIRIVIELKKGANSQVILNTLYKNTQLQETFGIIMLAIVNRQPRVLNLKEALQYFITFRREVVTRRTEFDLKKAREKEHILEGLKIALDNLDDVVRTIREAEDPASAKESLMSNFGLSEIQSKAILEMRLQRLTGLERQKILDDLAAVREEIKQYEHILANEDVKLAIIREELTVIRDKYGSERRTEIVEDDEGDIDIEDMIADEDMVITFSRSGYIKRLAVDNYRSQKRGGKGVKGMAVREEDVVSQMFVASTKDYLLIFTNIGKVHWLKVYRVPEATRVAKGKSIANLLQLQPDEKIASILPVKTFEEDKFVVCATQRGVVKKTSLMAYSNVRQGGIIGLTLDDGDRVIAAEVSDGSKDVILATRLGKAIRFQESDVRAMGRTARGVVGIRFKEDDAVVSAVIVEPGNSALTVTENGYGKRTPVEDYPVQGRGGQGVITMKTNDKTGSVVGVEQVTENDELLVVTSNGNIIRMPVDGISTMGRNTQGVRLARIQEGNHVVAVEKFVE; encoded by the coding sequence ATGAGTGAACTGATAGAAGGAATAAATATAGAAGACGAGATGCGAAGCTCGTATCTCGATTACGCGATGAGCGTCATCATTGGACGCGCGCTTCCTGATATCAGGGATGGATTAAAACCCGTGCATCGGCGCACTTTGTATGCCATGCATGAGGAATCCAACACCTTCAATCGTCCTTACAAGAAATCCGCGCAGATCGTTGGTGCTGTTATGGGTCGGTATCACCCGCACGGTGATTCTGCTATCTACGACACCATTGTTCGGATGGCGCAGGACTTCTCACTGCGCCAGCCTTTGGTTGACGGTCAGGGTAACTTTGGATCTGTTGATGGTGATTCCGCAGCGGCCTCACGTTACACAGAAATCCGCATGGCCGAAATCTCCCAGGAGATGTTGCGCGACTTGGAAAAGGAAACCGTCCAGTTCCAACCCACCTATGACGGTTCGCGAAATGAACCAACGGTGTTGCCTGCCGGTTTCCCTCAGCTTCTGGTAAACGGAGCTTCAGGAATTGCAGTTGGAATGGCCACCAATATTCCGCCTCATAACCTGAAAGAAGTGGTCAGCGCTACAATCAAATTAATTGATCAGCCGGATGCCACAGTGCCGGACCTGATGGAGGAGATGACAGGGCCGGACTTTCCCACTTCCGGAATCATCCAGGGAACCAATGGAATCCGCTCTGCCTATCACACCGGGCGGGGGCAGATACGGGTAAGAGCCCGTGTTGATATAGAAACCAATGAAAAAACGGATAGGGAAACCATCATCGTCCGTGAGCTGCCCTACCAGGTCAACAAAGCGCGGCAAGTTGAAAGAATAGCCCAACTCGTACGCGACAAGAAACTCGAAGGCATATCTGATTTGCGTGACGAATCGGACCGCGATGGCATTCGTATTGTGATCGAGCTCAAAAAAGGAGCCAACAGTCAGGTCATCCTCAATACGCTCTACAAAAATACACAGTTGCAGGAAACGTTTGGCATCATCATGCTGGCGATCGTCAATCGTCAGCCCAGAGTTTTAAATCTCAAAGAGGCCTTGCAATACTTCATCACCTTCCGGCGGGAAGTGGTGACGCGACGAACCGAATTTGATTTAAAAAAGGCGCGTGAAAAAGAACACATCCTGGAAGGATTGAAAATCGCTCTCGACAATCTTGACGATGTCGTCAGGACGATTCGGGAAGCAGAGGACCCGGCGTCAGCAAAAGAAAGTCTGATGTCTAACTTCGGGTTATCCGAGATTCAGTCCAAAGCGATCCTGGAGATGCGCCTGCAGCGCTTAACCGGGCTTGAGCGTCAAAAAATTCTGGACGACCTCGCTGCGGTTCGAGAAGAAATCAAACAGTATGAGCACATTCTCGCTAATGAAGATGTCAAGCTTGCCATCATTCGGGAAGAACTGACCGTTATTCGCGATAAATATGGAAGTGAACGTCGAACTGAAATCGTTGAAGACGACGAAGGGGATATCGACATAGAGGATATGATCGCTGACGAAGACATGGTCATCACGTTTTCGCGAAGCGGTTACATCAAACGTTTGGCAGTCGACAACTATCGGTCCCAGAAACGCGGTGGCAAAGGGGTCAAGGGCATGGCGGTTCGTGAGGAGGATGTGGTCTCCCAGATGTTCGTCGCCTCCACAAAAGACTACCTGCTGATTTTCACTAATATCGGTAAGGTTCATTGGCTGAAAGTTTACAGGGTTCCCGAGGCGACACGGGTTGCCAAGGGTAAATCCATCGCCAATCTCCTGCAGTTGCAGCCGGATGAAAAAATAGCCAGTATTCTTCCAGTGAAAACTTTTGAAGAAGACAAATTTGTGGTGTGCGCCACCCAGCGTGGTGTGGTGAAGAAGACCTCGCTGATGGCTTACAGCAACGTTCGCCAGGGCGGTATCATCGGGTTGACTCTCGACGATGGGGATCGTGTTATCGCGGCGGAAGTCAGTGACGGCAGCAAGGATGTCATACTGGCGACACGTCTCGGCAAGGCCATCCGTTTTCAGGAAAGCGATGTCCGGGCTATGGGACGTACGGCTCGTGGTGTTGTGGGCATCCGTTTCAAGGAAGATGATGCGGTGGTCAGCGCTGTGATTGTTGAACCCGGCAACTCTGCTCTCACGGTGACCGAGAATGGTTACGGTAAAAGAACTCCGGTTGAAGACTATCCGGTGCAGGGTCGTGGCGGACAGGGTGTTATCACCATGAAGACTAATGACAAAACCGGATCGGTTGTGGGCGTTGAACAGGTCACTGAAAACGATGAATTGCTGGTGGTGACCAGCAACGGCAATATCATCCGGATGCCGGTCGACGGTATTTCGACAATGGGCCGCAATACGCAGGGGGTTCGGCTTGCCCGGATCCAGGAAGGCAATCACGTTGTTGCGGTGGAAAAGTTTGTTGAGTAA